The stretch of DNA AGGTTTGCCCCACGATCTCGGCCAGTTCGCGGGTTCGCGTCAGGGGCTTGTTCGCCCTTGCCGCGACAATTCGGCGCGCGATACGCCGCGATTGACGCTCCTCTCCATACCGCCATAACACCTCGGCCAGTTCGCTTTCATCGACGCTGCCCAGCCACTGCGCCGCACTCTGGCCTTTTGAAACGTCCATCCGCATGTCCAGCGGTCCGTCATTCATGAAGCTGAATCCCCGCGCGGGATCATCCAGCTGGGGCGACGACACCCCCAGATCGAACAGAATGCCTTGCACGCCCTCGCGCCAGCGGACCACTTGCGCGCACTGAGCGAGATCGGCGATATTGGCATGCACGATGGTGACGCGCGCATCCTCGGCCCAGCGCGAGCGGGCATGGGCAATCGCCTCAGGATCCTGATCCACGACCATGAGTCGTCCGTCTGGCCCCAATGCCGACAAAATGCATTCGGCATGTCCTCCTCGCCCATAGGTGCCGTCGATGTAGCGATCGCCGGCACGAGGTGCCAATGCCTCTAAAGTCTCCGCCAGCAAAACCGGCTGATGCAGCGCATCCATGACCTCAGCCCTCAATCGCTTCAGATCGACAGCTTCTGCAGCGCGGTAGACATTTCACCGTCCTCCATGCCCAGGTCAGCCAGCCATTCGGCCTGATTCTTCTCCCAGCGCTCCTCGGACCACAGCTCGAATTTGTTGCCTTGACCGATGAGCATGCCGCGGCTTTCCAAATACGCGAATTTCCGAAGCGGGGGCGTGAGCTGCAAACGTCCCTGACCATCCATGGACACCTCCGTGGCGTAGCCCATCAAGAGCCGCTGCAACTGGCGCGCGTGTCGATCCAGATTGGCCAGCTGCATCAGCTCGACCTCGACCGCCTCCCAGGCCGGAAGTGGATACACCAGCAAACACTGGTCGCGATCCACGGTCACGATCATCTGGCCCGCACAAAGCGTGGTCAGATGGTCGCGATAACGCGTCGGAATGGCCACTCGGCCCTTCCCGTCGATCGCTACCTGGCTGGCACCCCGAAACATCTGTCCTCAAAACCCCCCAATACGCCACTTCCCACCATAATTCGCCACTCAAGACACACTATGGAAGCCTTGACCCACCCTGTCAAGCAGAAGCGAGGGGGCTTGAACAAAAGACTTTTGTCTTTTATTACAGACGCTTAGGCAAGCAGAAAACCCCCGGGCGTGAACAACGCCGAGGGCTTTGAGAATCAAGTCATTAGCGCGGATAGATAAAGAAAAATCTTACGCAGCGCCCCGCGCATGCCCTGCACGGGGGGAGATGGAGCCGGCCGATAAGCCGGGTTCTGTCATGGGCAGCCATTCATCTGGGATGCGCGTCACCGCGCACCTCAAGCGATCCACCCGGGAACTGCGCACGGGCCGCGCGCCGGGAGACGAAGCCCCATGTTCCCCTATTCGATCTTGCTCCGGATGGGGTTTACCCTGCCGCCGCGTGTTACCACCGGCGCGGTGCGCTCTTACCGCACCTTTTCACCCTTACCCGACCCGAAGGCCGTCGGCGGTATATTTTCTGTGGCACTTTCCGTCGGCTCTCGCCGCCCAGGCATTACCTGGCATCCCGCCCTGCGGAGCCCGGACTTTCCTCCCCTTCGGCACAAAGCCCAAGGAGCGACTGCCTGGCCGACTCCATCCGATATTATAGATCAACCGCGGCCCGCAGGGCGATGGCACGCTGATACCAGTGCGCGCGTCCACCACCAAACCAGCGGTCCATCAGCCGGGCCACCTGCGAGGCAGGCAACTGCGCCACCAGATCAGCCAGGATGCGCTCCGCGTCCGCATTCCCAGCGGCGTCTTCGGTCGCGGATGCCACTGCCCCCGCCACCAGGAGCACACATTCTCCGCGCAAGGCATCGGAATGGGTCGTCAGGACCGACTGAACGTCAGCAAGCGTGCCGCGATAGACCGTCTCGAACCGTTTGGTCAGTTCGCGCCCCAGACACGCTTTCCGCTCCCCGCCCAGCACCTCGACACAGTCAGCGAGAACCTCGACCAGGCGACGCGGAGACTCATAGAAAATCAATGTGCGGCGCTCGCGCGCCAGTTGTTGCAAGCGGGTGCGCCGCGCCGGCCGGCGCGGTGGCAAAAACCCTTCGAAGACAAAGCGATCGGTCGGCAATCCACTCACCGACAGGGCGGCAATAGCGGCACAGGGCCCCGGAATTGGACTGATTACAACGCCGGCTGCCGCTGCCGCCGCAACCAAGCCGTAGCCGGGGTCGCTGATCAACGGCGTACCCGCATCGCTCACCAGCGCGATCGCCGCGCCGGCCTGCAAGCGCGCTATCAGCATCTGCATCTGTCGCGCCTCGTTGTGCTCATGCAGGGGGATCAACGGCTTCTGTATCCCGAAATGGGTCAAGAGCCCCCGGGTGTGGCGCGTGTCCTCCGCCGCGATGAGATCGACCGCGCCGAGAACTTCCAAGGCACGGGAAGAGAGATCACCCAGATGTCCAATCGGTGTCGCCACGACATACAGCGTGCCCGGCGTCACCCCCGCGTTCTGCGTTACCATGTCATCCTCTTTCACCAAATACTCCTGCCGGCATGCACCATTTCGATCGTTCCTTCATCCTGCCCCGCCGCAAGGGCTCGCGGTATGCGTGCGCCCCCACCGTCGCGCTCATCCTGGCGCTCTCCGCCTGCACCCCGGCGCTCCCCCCTTCTTCGGGTCATTCTGCTGCAACCGAGGCAAAAGCCACACCGAGCGCGCTTCAGGCGACCTTCGATACC from Candidatus Macondimonas diazotrophica encodes:
- the rsmH gene encoding 16S rRNA (cytosine(1402)-N(4))-methyltransferase RsmH; translated protein: MDALHQPVLLAETLEALAPRAGDRYIDGTYGRGGHAECILSALGPDGRLMVVDQDPEAIAHARSRWAEDARVTIVHANIADLAQCAQVVRWREGVQGILFDLGVSSPQLDDPARGFSFMNDGPLDMRMDVSKGQSAAQWLGSVDESELAEVLWRYGEERQSRRIARRIVAARANKPLTRTRELAEIVGQTLPPGGRHKHPATRTFQAIRIYINRELESLEQALTAAVQLLAPGGRLAVISFHSLEDRVVKRFMRQGVQPPSDPLGFNRPEPTLRWVAKQVRAGVVECAANPRARSATLRVVEKLG
- the mraZ gene encoding division/cell wall cluster transcriptional repressor MraZ codes for the protein MFRGASQVAIDGKGRVAIPTRYRDHLTTLCAGQMIVTVDRDQCLLVYPLPAWEAVEVELMQLANLDRHARQLQRLLMGYATEVSMDGQGRLQLTPPLRKFAYLESRGMLIGQGNKFELWSEERWEKNQAEWLADLGMEDGEMSTALQKLSI
- the rsmI gene encoding 16S rRNA (cytidine(1402)-2'-O)-methyltransferase, which codes for MVTQNAGVTPGTLYVVATPIGHLGDLSSRALEVLGAVDLIAAEDTRHTRGLLTHFGIQKPLIPLHEHNEARQMQMLIARLQAGAAIALVSDAGTPLISDPGYGLVAAAAAAGVVISPIPGPCAAIAALSVSGLPTDRFVFEGFLPPRRPARRTRLQQLARERRTLIFYESPRRLVEVLADCVEVLGGERKACLGRELTKRFETVYRGTLADVQSVLTTHSDALRGECVLLVAGAVASATEDAAGNADAERILADLVAQLPASQVARLMDRWFGGGRAHWYQRAIALRAAVDL